One stretch of Cohnella algarum DNA includes these proteins:
- the thiO gene encoding glycine oxidase ThiO, with protein MSERVVILGGGVIGLSCALELSRRGHRATVLEMNRCGGQASGAAAGMLAPYSENPESPDPFFRLCLESLRLYPEWQSEVRRLSGLTFEYTNSGSLYVAFHEADLLGLQSRLRWQREHGSSGTIVEGKSLMLLEPLLSRKAIAALHTPEESHLYAPDYVRALERACRNAGVDIHERLGEVSVAQWEGEIALKSADGRTFGGDRLLVCSGAWAGRLAETFGIPIPIYPIRGQICAYEAKPAPTGAKLVEHMVFGNQGYLVAKENDTLVCGASEDVAGFDASVTERGIERLAKWNKQLFPFLERMTPFHRWAGLRPSTQDGMPLIGPLDASGRVLFAAGHYRNGILLSPATAKLAADYADGKSPETFCRAFLPNRFQRYAGVNSMREETDLWLAKLGSDGR; from the coding sequence ATGAGCGAACGCGTGGTCATTCTCGGCGGAGGCGTCATCGGCTTATCGTGCGCGCTGGAGCTTAGCCGCCGCGGTCACCGGGCGACGGTGCTGGAGATGAACCGATGCGGCGGCCAGGCTTCCGGCGCGGCGGCCGGCATGCTGGCCCCGTACAGCGAAAACCCGGAAAGCCCCGATCCGTTTTTTCGGTTGTGCCTGGAAAGCCTGCGCTTGTACCCGGAATGGCAATCGGAGGTCAGGCGGCTTTCCGGCCTGACGTTCGAATATACGAATTCCGGCAGCCTTTATGTCGCTTTCCACGAGGCCGATCTGCTCGGGCTGCAGAGCAGGCTGCGCTGGCAGCGGGAGCACGGCTCCTCCGGAACGATCGTGGAAGGGAAATCGCTAATGCTGCTGGAGCCGCTGCTGTCGCGAAAGGCGATTGCCGCTCTGCACACGCCGGAGGAAAGCCACCTGTATGCGCCGGATTACGTGCGCGCGTTGGAGCGGGCTTGCCGAAACGCGGGCGTCGACATCCATGAACGGCTCGGCGAAGTAAGCGTGGCGCAATGGGAGGGAGAAATCGCCCTGAAGAGCGCGGACGGCCGAACGTTCGGCGGCGACCGGCTGCTCGTTTGCTCCGGGGCCTGGGCCGGCCGGCTGGCGGAAACGTTCGGCATCCCCATCCCGATTTACCCGATTCGCGGGCAAATCTGCGCGTACGAAGCCAAGCCCGCGCCGACGGGGGCCAAGCTGGTCGAGCACATGGTGTTCGGCAATCAGGGCTATTTGGTGGCCAAGGAAAACGACACGCTCGTATGCGGGGCTTCCGAAGATGTCGCGGGGTTCGACGCGTCGGTGACGGAGAGGGGCATCGAACGGCTGGCCAAATGGAACAAGCAGCTGTTTCCGTTTTTGGAACGGATGACGCCCTTTCATCGGTGGGCCGGCCTTCGCCCTTCGACGCAGGACGGGATGCCGCTGATCGGGCCGCTGGACGCATCGGGGCGCGTCCTGTTCGCGGCGGGCCATTACCGCAACGGCATCTTGCTGAGCCCGGCGACGGCCAAACTCGCCGCGGATTATGCGGACGGCAAATCGCCGGAAACGTTTTGCCGCGCCTTTTTGCCGAATCGGTTTCAACGTTATGCCGGCGTTAATTCCATGCGAGAGGAGACGGACTTATGGCTAGCAAAGCTCGGATCGGACGGGCGCTGA
- a CDS encoding thiazole synthase codes for MKDDALKIGGRRLSSRFFIGTGLFPNPHVQREAIRASGAEVLTFAIRRINLESPEDDSILQHVQEEGFTYLPNTSGARTAEEAVRIARLARASGLSDWIKVEISANERTLLPDPIETLKATELLVKEGFTVLPYTSDDPVLCKRLEEAGAAAVMPGAAPIGTGLGLLNPYHLGLIVEEAKVPIIVDAGLGSASDVAQAMELGVSGVLMNTPVAKAKDPAGMALAMKLAIEAGRLSYLSGRIEKKKYASASSGLGEWTLK; via the coding sequence GTGAAAGACGACGCTCTCAAGATCGGGGGACGCCGCCTGTCTTCCCGCTTTTTTATCGGGACCGGGCTGTTCCCGAATCCGCACGTGCAGCGGGAAGCGATCCGGGCGTCCGGGGCCGAGGTGCTGACCTTTGCCATTCGGCGCATCAATCTGGAATCGCCGGAGGACGATTCGATTTTGCAGCACGTGCAGGAGGAGGGCTTTACGTATTTGCCCAACACGTCGGGGGCGAGAACCGCGGAGGAAGCGGTTCGGATCGCGAGGCTTGCCCGCGCGTCGGGGTTGAGCGACTGGATCAAGGTCGAGATCAGCGCGAACGAGCGCACGCTGCTTCCCGATCCGATCGAAACGTTGAAGGCGACGGAGCTTCTCGTCAAAGAGGGGTTTACCGTTCTTCCCTATACGTCCGACGATCCCGTCCTGTGCAAGCGCCTCGAAGAAGCGGGGGCGGCGGCGGTCATGCCGGGCGCGGCTCCGATCGGGACGGGACTCGGCCTTCTCAATCCGTATCATCTCGGACTGATCGTCGAGGAAGCGAAGGTGCCGATTATCGTCGACGCCGGACTCGGCTCGGCGAGCGACGTCGCGCAGGCGATGGAGCTCGGCGTTTCCGGGGTGCTCATGAATACGCCGGTCGCGAAAGCGAAGGACCCGGCCGGCATGGCGCTGGCGATGAAGCTGGCCATCGAGGCCGGACGGCTGTCCTACTTGTCGGGGCGGATCGAGAAGAAAAAATACGCGTCGGCCAGCAGCGGACTCGGCGAATGGACGCTGAAGTGA
- the thiS gene encoding sulfur carrier protein ThiS, which produces MELVVNGQNRRLEARTILDVIEFYGLAGKPVVVEADGRVLTEGQWADEPVREKMVIEIVHFVGGG; this is translated from the coding sequence ATGGAACTGGTCGTTAACGGGCAAAACCGGCGGCTTGAGGCGCGAACGATTTTGGACGTTATCGAATTTTACGGATTGGCGGGCAAGCCCGTCGTCGTCGAGGCGGACGGCAGGGTGCTGACCGAAGGGCAGTGGGCCGACGAGCCGGTTCGCGAGAAGATGGTCATCGAAATCGTTCATTTCGTAGGAGGAGGCTGA
- the thiE gene encoding thiamine phosphate synthase — protein sequence MKDFRLYAITGEEFHPGRELLDVMEEAIAGGVDILQLRDKTSGKEELLRKAKALRELTRRHGVTFIVNDHLDVALEADADGVHLGQGDLPLGEARKRMGNKIIGISTHAIEEALRAERDGADYIGVGPVFPTKTKADVVAPVTVSYVSEVARRIRIPFVAIGGIKLHNVDEVLRAGATRICAVSEIVGSPDVTGTCRAFIRKIEQGRKAHGTGR from the coding sequence ATGAAGGACTTTCGCTTGTACGCGATTACCGGGGAAGAGTTCCATCCGGGCCGGGAGCTGCTCGACGTGATGGAGGAAGCGATAGCGGGCGGCGTCGATATCCTTCAGCTGCGCGACAAGACAAGCGGCAAGGAGGAGCTGCTCCGCAAGGCGAAAGCGCTGCGGGAGCTGACCCGCAGGCACGGCGTCACGTTTATTGTGAACGACCATCTCGACGTGGCGCTGGAAGCGGACGCCGACGGGGTTCATCTCGGCCAGGGCGATCTTCCGCTTGGCGAAGCGAGAAAAAGAATGGGCAATAAAATCATCGGCATTTCCACCCATGCGATCGAGGAAGCGCTGCGGGCGGAGCGGGACGGAGCGGATTATATCGGCGTCGGCCCGGTGTTCCCGACGAAGACGAAAGCCGATGTCGTCGCCCCCGTCACGGTGAGCTACGTGAGCGAAGTCGCGCGGCGAATCCGCATTCCGTTCGTGGCGATCGGAGGCATCAAGCTGCACAACGTGGACGAGGTTTTGCGGGCCGGGGCGACGCGGATTTGCGCGGTCAGCGAAATCGTCGGCAGCCCGGACGTGACGGGCACGTGCCGGGCGTTCATCCGCAAAATCGAGCAGGGGAGGAAGGCGCATGGAACTGGTCGTTAA
- a CDS encoding ThiF family adenylyltransferase, with translation MADERYSRQTRFAPIGEAGQERLKNSAVCIVGMGALGTVLANHMVRAGVGLVRFVDRDYVEISNLQRQMLFDEDDAANGYPKAIAAEAKLRRINSDVRLEPVVADATARNIGELLAGIDLVLDGTDNFQTRFLLNDACFKLGIPFAYGGAVSSRGMSAMLVPGATPCLRCFIQSADSGGQTCDTVGVIAPVVDMVASYQAAEAMKVLVGAREQVRRSLVTFDLWDNHHFEMKLGQPAPNCPCCGRKEYPALDPEAQDAMLSLCGRESVQIAGAGPLDLETWRKRLEPAAVKVKANPYLLRAELPEGERLVLFPDGRVLVQGTDDFARARTLYARYIGM, from the coding sequence ATGGCGGACGAACGCTATTCCAGGCAAACGAGATTTGCCCCGATCGGCGAGGCAGGACAGGAAAGGCTGAAAAACAGCGCGGTGTGCATCGTCGGCATGGGCGCGCTGGGCACCGTGCTTGCCAATCACATGGTTCGGGCCGGCGTCGGCCTGGTGCGGTTCGTCGACCGGGACTACGTCGAAATCAGCAATTTGCAGCGGCAAATGCTGTTCGACGAGGACGACGCGGCAAACGGCTATCCGAAAGCGATCGCCGCCGAGGCGAAGCTTCGCCGCATCAATTCGGACGTTCGCCTGGAGCCCGTCGTCGCCGACGCAACCGCCCGCAACATCGGCGAGCTGCTGGCGGGCATCGACCTCGTGCTGGACGGAACGGACAATTTTCAAACCCGCTTTTTGCTCAACGACGCCTGCTTCAAGCTGGGCATCCCGTTTGCCTACGGCGGGGCGGTCAGCTCCCGCGGAATGAGCGCGATGCTCGTGCCCGGGGCGACCCCGTGTCTGAGATGCTTTATCCAGTCGGCGGATTCGGGCGGGCAGACTTGCGATACGGTCGGCGTCATCGCGCCGGTCGTCGACATGGTCGCTTCGTACCAGGCGGCGGAAGCGATGAAGGTTCTCGTCGGCGCGCGCGAGCAAGTCAGACGCAGCCTCGTGACGTTCGACTTGTGGGACAATCATCATTTCGAGATGAAGCTCGGGCAGCCGGCGCCGAACTGCCCCTGCTGCGGACGCAAGGAATATCCCGCTCTCGACCCGGAGGCGCAGGACGCGATGCTTTCTCTGTGCGGGCGGGAATCGGTCCAGATCGCGGGGGCGGGACCGCTCGATCTGGAAACGTGGCGCAAGCGGCTGGAGCCCGCGGCGGTCAAAGTAAAGGCAAACCCGTATTTGCTGCGGGCGGAGCTTCCGGAAGGCGAGCGGCTGGTGCTGTTTCCCGACGGGCGCGTGCTCGTGCAAGGAACCGACGATTTCGCGCGCGCGCGGACGCTGTATGCCCGCTATATCGGAATGTAG
- a CDS encoding ABC transporter substrate-binding protein, with amino-acid sequence MNVSMKKLRLFAALAAALLVLNGCGGAPRQAAPDSPSGEAKPAELTVLLDWYPNAVHSFLFAAKEQGYFEEAGLDVKLQTPADTNDALKLVAAGKADLAISYQMQVAISRSEDIPVVSVASIVRHPLNRLFVLESAGANSPKDLAGKKIGYPSIPLDESLVETMVASDGGDPSGLTFVDIGWDLIPAMTTGRVDAIVGGYINHEKLLLEKEGVKLLAFDPADYGVPDYYELVLTASEEGAKKNKDAIKRFLEAAAKGQAYVAGHPDEALEALLAEESADFPLDPEIERESLDILLPLMDAGQEPFGSQSAEAWQAVIDWLSQQGHLSKPIEAEEAFVRLE; translated from the coding sequence ATGAACGTATCGATGAAAAAGCTTCGGCTGTTCGCCGCGCTCGCGGCGGCGCTTCTCGTCCTGAACGGATGCGGCGGCGCGCCGCGGCAGGCCGCTCCCGACTCGCCGTCCGGGGAGGCCAAACCCGCCGAATTGACGGTCCTGCTCGATTGGTATCCGAATGCGGTCCACTCGTTTTTATTCGCCGCCAAGGAGCAGGGGTATTTCGAGGAAGCCGGACTTGACGTCAAGCTGCAGACGCCGGCGGACACGAACGACGCGCTGAAGCTGGTGGCCGCGGGCAAAGCGGACCTGGCGATCAGCTACCAGATGCAGGTCGCGATTTCCCGATCGGAGGACATTCCGGTCGTCTCGGTCGCGTCGATCGTCCGGCATCCGCTGAACCGGCTGTTCGTGCTGGAATCGGCGGGGGCGAACAGCCCGAAGGATCTGGCCGGCAAAAAAATCGGCTATCCTTCGATACCGCTGGACGAATCGCTCGTCGAAACGATGGTGGCTTCCGACGGCGGCGACCCTTCCGGGCTGACCTTCGTCGACATCGGATGGGACCTGATTCCGGCGATGACGACGGGAAGGGTGGACGCGATCGTCGGCGGCTACATCAATCACGAGAAGCTGCTCCTCGAAAAAGAAGGCGTCAAGCTGCTCGCCTTCGATCCGGCCGATTACGGCGTGCCCGACTATTACGAGCTGGTGCTGACCGCGAGCGAGGAAGGCGCGAAGAAAAACAAGGACGCGATCAAAAGATTCCTGGAGGCCGCCGCGAAAGGACAGGCGTATGTCGCCGGCCATCCCGACGAGGCGCTCGAAGCGCTGCTCGCGGAGGAAAGCGCCGATTTCCCCCTCGATCCCGAAATCGAGCGCGAAAGTCTGGACATTTTGCTTCCGTTGATGGATGCTGGTCAAGAGCCGTTCGGCAGCCAGTCCGCGGAAGCGTGGCAGGCCGTGATCGATTGGCTTTCGCAGCAAGGCCATCTGAGCAAGCCGATCGAAGCCGAAGAGGCTTTCGTGCGGCTTGAATAA
- a CDS encoding ABC transporter permease produces the protein MRKLASAAPVALFALLLAALWEIGPPLFGVPHYIIPRLSDVLASAWENRRLLGAHFAVTLGEALLGLGWSILFGTISAVWIESSKVAKKTLYPLIVASQTVPIIALSPIMVMWFGYDVWSKVAVVILFTFFPIAVNTADGFRSADPEIGELMRTMGAGKRDLFMKWKLPSALPGFLTGLKMAATISVGGATLGEWLGGEAGLGMYTKRASNMLRGEAVFSGVLLLSLMGVLLFLAAQAAERAILAGRSPGNAGKSQT, from the coding sequence ATGCGCAAGCTCGCTTCGGCAGCGCCGGTCGCGCTGTTCGCGCTGCTGCTCGCCGCCTTGTGGGAAATCGGGCCGCCGTTGTTCGGCGTCCCCCATTACATCATCCCGCGGCTGTCGGACGTCCTCGCGTCCGCATGGGAAAATCGCCGGCTGCTCGGCGCCCATTTCGCGGTCACGCTCGGAGAAGCGCTGCTCGGCCTCGGATGGTCGATCCTGTTCGGCACGATTTCGGCGGTATGGATCGAAAGCTCGAAAGTGGCGAAAAAAACGCTTTACCCGCTCATCGTCGCGTCCCAAACCGTCCCGATCATCGCCCTGTCGCCGATTATGGTCATGTGGTTCGGCTACGACGTCTGGAGCAAGGTGGCGGTCGTCATTTTGTTCACCTTTTTCCCGATCGCGGTCAATACGGCGGACGGGTTCCGCTCGGCCGACCCGGAAATCGGCGAGCTGATGCGGACGATGGGAGCGGGCAAGCGCGACTTGTTTATGAAATGGAAGCTTCCGTCCGCGCTGCCGGGGTTTCTCACGGGCCTGAAAATGGCGGCGACGATCAGCGTCGGCGGCGCGACGCTCGGCGAATGGCTCGGCGGCGAGGCGGGGCTCGGCATGTACACGAAACGGGCCTCCAACATGCTTCGGGGGGAAGCCGTGTTTTCCGGCGTGCTGCTGCTGTCGCTCATGGGCGTGCTGCTGTTTTTGGCCGCACAGGCGGCGGAGCGGGCGATTCTGGCCGGCAGAAGCCCGGGAAACGCCGGAAAATCGCAAACATGA
- a CDS encoding ABC transporter ATP-binding protein, producing the protein MSAALTVRGLTYGFAGAPPLFEGLDFEVREGEFVSFVMPSGMGKTTLFRLIAGLLEPHAGAIVLGGASAGRGGIERPEADSGRTGSARSGNVRAGSAAFGNAAASRNASLGRLGRVGYMPQRDGLMPWRSVLDNAALGLELQGAPKREARRRALELLPAFGLEGTESRRVHELSGGMRQRVSFLRAMLGGGEPLLLDEPFSALDAMTRVAMQEWLLQVWERDRKTVLFITHDVDEALLLSDRVLVAAKAPITALAQVEVGLPRPRSYDAVMDEAFIGLKRRVLSLLGTGAGAAVGTGGRKGGER; encoded by the coding sequence ATGAGCGCCGCCTTGACCGTGCGCGGGCTGACCTACGGCTTTGCCGGGGCGCCGCCTCTGTTCGAGGGGCTGGATTTCGAGGTGCGGGAGGGCGAGTTCGTCTCCTTCGTCATGCCGAGCGGAATGGGCAAAACGACGCTGTTTCGGCTGATCGCGGGTTTGCTGGAGCCGCATGCGGGCGCGATCGTCCTGGGCGGCGCGAGTGCAGGCAGAGGCGGAATCGAACGTCCCGAAGCCGATAGCGGCAGAACCGGGAGCGCCCGATCCGGGAACGTTCGAGCCGGAAGCGCCGCTTTCGGGAACGCCGCAGCTTCAAGGAACGCCTCGCTTGGACGGCTCGGCCGGGTCGGCTATATGCCGCAGCGAGATGGCTTAATGCCGTGGCGGTCGGTGCTGGACAACGCCGCGCTCGGCCTGGAGCTGCAGGGCGCGCCCAAGCGGGAAGCCAGGCGGAGAGCGCTCGAGCTGCTGCCGGCGTTCGGGCTGGAGGGGACCGAAAGCAGGCGGGTGCACGAGCTGTCCGGCGGAATGCGCCAGCGAGTGTCGTTTTTGCGCGCGATGCTCGGCGGCGGGGAGCCGCTTTTGCTGGACGAGCCGTTCAGCGCGCTCGACGCGATGACACGGGTCGCCATGCAGGAATGGCTGCTTCAGGTTTGGGAACGCGACCGGAAAACGGTGCTGTTCATTACGCATGACGTGGACGAAGCGCTGCTATTGTCCGACCGGGTGCTGGTTGCGGCGAAGGCTCCGATTACCGCGCTGGCGCAGGTCGAGGTCGGATTGCCCCGCCCCCGCTCGTACGACGCCGTCATGGACGAGGCGTTCATCGGACTGAAGCGCCGGGTGCTGTCGCTGCTCGGCACGGGCGCGGGCGCCGCGGTTGGAACGGGCGGCAGGAAGGGGGGCGAGCGATAA
- the tenA gene encoding thiaminase II, which yields MPSNPFPFSKRLYEAARPIWESSHQHPFLTEMRDGTLDPKRFMFYLKQDYVYLIDYAKMFALGGAKARDVGTMAKFAELFHSTLNVEMELHRRYAERFGISREELEATVPTPTTIAYTKYMLDAAAQGSLAELTAALLPCMWSYREIGRAFAAAPGALDHPLYREWILMYGSAEFGELADWCIGLIDRLAEGLPERELEVLTERFVVTSKFEYLFWDMAYRQEVWPV from the coding sequence ATGCCGAGTAACCCCTTCCCCTTTAGCAAGCGCCTGTACGAGGCCGCGAGGCCGATCTGGGAGTCGAGCCACCAGCACCCGTTCCTGACGGAGATGAGGGACGGCACGCTCGACCCGAAGCGCTTTATGTTCTATTTGAAGCAGGATTACGTCTATTTGATCGATTATGCCAAAATGTTCGCCCTCGGAGGCGCCAAAGCGCGGGACGTCGGGACGATGGCGAAATTCGCGGAGCTGTTCCATTCGACCCTGAACGTGGAAATGGAGCTCCACCGCCGATACGCCGAGCGGTTCGGCATTTCCAGGGAAGAGCTGGAGGCGACGGTGCCGACGCCGACGACGATCGCCTATACGAAGTACATGCTGGACGCGGCGGCCCAGGGGTCGCTGGCGGAGCTGACGGCCGCGCTGCTGCCCTGCATGTGGAGCTACCGCGAGATCGGCCGCGCGTTCGCCGCGGCGCCCGGCGCGCTGGACCATCCGCTTTATCGCGAATGGATACTTATGTACGGCTCCGCGGAATTCGGCGAACTGGCCGATTGGTGCATCGGCCTGATCGACCGGCTCGCCGAAGGGCTGCCGGAGCGGGAACTAGAGGTGCTGACGGAGCGGTTCGTCGTGACGTCGAAGTTCGAGTATTTGTTTTGGGACATGGCGTATCGGCAGGAGGTGTGGCCGGTATGA
- a CDS encoding acetylornithine deacetylase, translated as MIEKLQQEAEKRQDELFGLLERLVAFPTVSPPARNTEEAQRFIAGQLEACGFETELWDVYPGDPNVTALRRGTESGAYMSLLLNGHVDVAEVGDDREWRHDPFRLVLEDGRAYGRGCADMKGGLAALLFAVRLLAEAGVELKGDLLFQSVIGEEAGEAGTRACAERGCRADFAVVADTSGMAVQGQGGVITGWVTVESPVTWHDGMRRRLIHAGGGEFGASAIEKMAKLIGALQELERHWAVTKRYPGFPAGASTINPAVIEGGRNAAFIADRCALWITVHFYPGEDHEAVAAEVEQFLLRAAEADPWLRRHPPVFRWGGRSMLEERGEIFPSLEPDPAHPGYRALVAGHAKTLGAPPETGMSPSVTDAGWLGRAGIPTVIYGPGRLEHAHAVNESVALRELVDYAKVMIGFIADWCNRPKRPSPEGRCGADAE; from the coding sequence ATCATCGAAAAGCTGCAGCAAGAAGCGGAAAAACGGCAGGACGAGTTGTTCGGGCTGCTCGAGCGGCTGGTCGCGTTTCCGACCGTCAGCCCTCCGGCGCGCAATACGGAGGAGGCCCAGCGGTTTATCGCGGGGCAGCTCGAGGCTTGCGGCTTCGAAACGGAGCTGTGGGACGTCTATCCCGGCGACCCGAACGTGACGGCGCTAAGGCGGGGCACGGAGAGCGGCGCGTACATGAGCCTGCTGCTGAACGGCCACGTCGACGTGGCCGAGGTCGGGGACGATCGCGAATGGCGGCACGACCCGTTCCGGCTCGTTCTCGAGGACGGTCGAGCGTACGGCAGGGGATGCGCCGATATGAAGGGAGGGCTGGCCGCGCTGCTGTTCGCGGTCAGGCTGCTGGCGGAGGCCGGCGTCGAGCTCAAGGGCGACCTGCTGTTTCAGTCTGTAATCGGCGAAGAAGCCGGGGAAGCGGGCACGCGAGCTTGCGCGGAACGCGGGTGCCGGGCGGATTTTGCGGTCGTGGCCGATACGAGCGGCATGGCCGTTCAGGGCCAAGGCGGCGTCATCACCGGCTGGGTGACGGTGGAAAGTCCGGTCACCTGGCACGACGGCATGCGAAGACGGCTTATTCATGCGGGGGGAGGCGAGTTCGGAGCGAGCGCGATCGAGAAAATGGCGAAGCTGATCGGCGCGCTTCAGGAACTGGAGCGCCACTGGGCCGTCACGAAACGTTATCCCGGATTCCCGGCGGGCGCGAGCACGATCAATCCGGCGGTCATCGAAGGCGGACGCAACGCCGCCTTTATCGCGGACCGGTGCGCTCTCTGGATCACGGTCCATTTTTATCCCGGCGAGGACCATGAGGCGGTCGCGGCGGAGGTCGAGCAATTTCTGCTCCGCGCGGCCGAGGCGGACCCTTGGCTTCGCCGGCACCCCCCGGTCTTCCGCTGGGGCGGAAGATCGATGCTCGAGGAGCGCGGCGAAATTTTTCCGTCGCTGGAGCCGGACCCGGCGCATCCCGGTTACCGCGCGCTCGTTGCCGGCCACGCGAAGACGCTCGGAGCGCCGCCCGAAACCGGCATGAGTCCGAGCGTTACCGACGCGGGCTGGCTGGGCCGGGCGGGCATCCCGACCGTCATTTACGGTCCGGGAAGGCTGGAACACGCGCATGCGGTAAACGAAAGCGTGGCGCTTCGCGAACTGGTCGATTACGCGAAAGTGATGATCGGATTTATCGCGGACTGGTGCAATCGGCCGAAGCGGCCATCGCCGGAGGGGAGGTGCGGCGCCGATGCCGAGTAA
- a CDS encoding tyrosine-type recombinase/integrase, with the protein MSVEAKGHEIPEQVPGLSEEQVIQSFLARYDRPNTVRNYGRALSRFRSFIGDKRLGEVTWYDLERYKASLLPETAVRKQLSPSTVASLLAPIRAFYKWGSSPNIALFAFNPASGIRLPKVQVTSGHHFLTRRELTSLLQHLREKDVRGWIMTLYMVILGLRVSELIQIRWEDFMTDPAETNVWLTVVNGKGGKSRRVKVPDSLWKLHNDMFVRKRMKFCRNAAADSRRVFPISGRQVERIIRKACRECGIQKRVTPHWLRHTNATLALLNGASLQQVQHTLGHAQINTTQRYLHTVELMKKTAPDFVAESMQNMLGQALS; encoded by the coding sequence GTGAGTGTGGAAGCAAAGGGACACGAGATTCCGGAACAAGTGCCCGGACTTAGCGAAGAGCAAGTGATTCAAAGTTTTCTTGCCAGATACGACCGCCCGAATACCGTCCGAAATTACGGACGGGCGCTTTCCCGATTCCGGTCCTTTATCGGCGACAAGAGGCTGGGAGAAGTCACCTGGTACGATCTGGAGCGCTATAAAGCGTCGCTGCTGCCCGAAACGGCGGTTCGCAAGCAACTGTCGCCTTCGACCGTCGCAAGTTTGCTCGCCCCTATTCGCGCTTTCTACAAATGGGGGAGCTCTCCCAACATCGCGTTGTTCGCTTTCAACCCGGCGTCCGGAATCCGTTTGCCCAAAGTCCAGGTGACGAGCGGCCATCATTTTTTGACGCGACGGGAACTGACAAGCCTGCTGCAGCATTTGCGGGAAAAGGACGTCAGGGGATGGATCATGACGCTGTATATGGTGATTCTGGGACTGCGCGTGTCGGAGCTGATCCAGATCCGATGGGAAGATTTTATGACGGATCCGGCGGAAACGAACGTCTGGTTGACCGTCGTCAACGGGAAAGGAGGGAAAAGCAGGCGGGTGAAGGTGCCGGATTCGCTTTGGAAGCTGCATAACGATATGTTCGTTCGGAAGCGCATGAAATTCTGTCGGAACGCGGCCGCCGACAGTCGGCGCGTGTTCCCGATCTCCGGCCGGCAAGTGGAACGGATCATAAGGAAAGCGTGCCGGGAATGCGGAATTCAGAAGAGGGTGACGCCGCACTGGCTTCGCCATACGAACGCGACGCTTGCGCTGCTGAACGGCGCTTCTCTTCAGCAGGTTCAGCATACGCTCGGCCATGCGCAAATCAATACAACGCAAAGATATTTACATACGGTAGAGCTAATGAAAAAAACCGCCCCGGATTTTGTAGCCGAAAGCATGCAGAATATGTTAGGGCAAGCATTGTCTTGA
- a CDS encoding HD-GYP domain-containing protein gives MLNTGLLTLGRQFDSVTFSHSLRVGMLAHAMAEELDMPAQDRHRFTLACCFHDVGKLLVPQAILSKPFALDEAERAMLQAHPVLGIRLVRKLGWRDRRMIDTVRSHHERWDGGGYPDGLAGERIPQWARMCAVADAFDAMVQPRSYNRVRSIREAREELYRQQSVHFDGTYVDLFLKIPEPAIHRIQNLN, from the coding sequence ATGCTTAACACGGGCCTCTTGACGTTGGGCCGACAATTTGATTCCGTCACCTTCTCGCACAGCTTGCGGGTAGGCATGCTGGCGCACGCGATGGCCGAGGAACTGGACATGCCGGCGCAAGACCGGCACCGGTTTACGCTCGCGTGCTGTTTTCACGACGTCGGCAAGCTGCTCGTTCCGCAAGCGATTTTGTCCAAGCCGTTTGCGCTGGACGAGGCAGAGCGCGCGATGCTCCAGGCCCATCCCGTGCTTGGAATCCGGCTCGTCCGCAAACTCGGCTGGCGCGACCGACGGATGATCGACACCGTTCGGTCCCACCACGAACGATGGGACGGCGGCGGTTACCCCGACGGGCTGGCCGGCGAGCGCATTCCCCAGTGGGCGCGAATGTGCGCGGTGGCCGACGCTTTCGACGCGATGGTTCAGCCCCGCTCCTACAACCGGGTCAGATCGATCCGGGAAGCCCGGGAGGAGCTGTATCGGCAGCAAAGCGTGCATTTTGACGGTACCTATGTAGATTTATTCCTGAAAATTCCGGAGCCCGCGATTCATCGCATTCAAAACCTGAACTAA